A genomic region of Eucalyptus grandis isolate ANBG69807.140 chromosome 5, ASM1654582v1, whole genome shotgun sequence contains the following coding sequences:
- the LOC104447463 gene encoding cysteine-rich receptor-like protein kinase 10 isoform X2 → MAHYQSVSLIIPFLLAYLILHSLVYLSHADPPYQLCSEPGYYAVNSTFQNNFYNLVANLSSNASLSKFYSTSYGNNTYRVYGQYMCLNYVSNQDCRKCIDLASQDILRLCPNDTEAIVWEEFCQLRYSGQDFIGHLNITGNIWKDNVMNVLQPDRFKLVVNTTLQNLTKVAAFDPLSHMNATGAVEFKDASASMLYALVQCGRDISGSDCNICLQQAIKDVLANCSFSVGARILSRSCYLRYEQYAFYEGKTAPEPNQTTQGGSRKKVWLIVILTITAVGLALLLVVSCIYYLRIHRRERRGNKSAIQLGVLHYSGYARDSTSFMNWTFQRRFDKNDPDSPFFDFATILTATNYFSASNKLGQGGFGPVYKGILGDGREVAIKRLSSTEQDRERRAKLDWRKRINIISGIARGVLYLHEDSRLRIIHRDLKASNILLGSEMDPKISDFGMARIFSGNDGGANTATIVGTYGYMAPEYAMEGLYSTKSDVFSLGVLVLEIITGERNASFHLSRRAPTLAAYAWHLWQDERELELVDPLIIDSCCMEEFRRLMQIGLLCVQEDAYDRPTMSSVVIMMKSESTILTNPQRPAFSAGRSTEYHQPVTDNSSSVNGVTISDIEAR, encoded by the exons ATGGCTCACTACCAAAGTGTTTCATTGATCATCCCCTTCCTTCTTGCTTATTTGATTCTCCACAGCTTAGTCTACCTTTCGCACGCCGATCCTCCTTACCAGCTCTGTTCAGAACCTGGGTACTATGCTGTCAACAGCACGTTCCAGAATAATTTTTACAATCTCGTTGCGAATTTATCCTCGAATGCTTCCCTCTCAAAGTTCTATAGTACCTCTTATGGCAATAACACATACAGAGTCTATGGTCAGTACATGTGTTTGAATTATGTTAGTAATCAAGATTGCCGAAAATGCATTGATTTGGCCTCACAGGACATATTGAGGCTCTGTCCTAATGATACCGAGGCGATTGTCTGGGAGGAATTCTGCCAGTTGCGGTACTCGGGACAGGATTTCATTGGCCATTTGAACATTACGGGCAACATTTGGAAGGATAACGTGATGAATGTTTTGCAACCCGACCGATTCAAATTAGTTGTCAACACCACTCTGCAGAATCTCACGAAAGTGGCAGCTTTTGATCCTTTGTCGCACATGAATGCAACCGGCGCAGTTGAGTTTAAAGATGCAAGTGCATCGATGCTATATGCATTGGTGCAGTGTGGAAGGGACATATCCGGAAGCGACTGCAACATCTGTCTTCAACAAGCTATAAAAGATGTGTTGGCAAACTGTTCCTTCTCAGTTGGCGCGAGGATTCTTAGCCGTAGCTGCTATTTGAGATATGAGCAGTACGCGTTCTATGAAGGCAAAACTGCGCCAGAGCCTAATCAAACCACACAGGGAG GTAGCAGAAAGAAAGTGTGGTTGATTGTGATTCTTACAATCACAGCTGTCGGATTAGCATTACTTCTTGTGGTGTCCTGTATTTACTATCTTCGGATccacagaagagagagaagag GGAATAAATCAGCTATCCAGCTTGGCGTGCTCCACTATTCAGGCTATGCTAGGGATAGTACTAGTTTCATGAACTGGACTTTTCAACGAAGATTTGACAAGAATGATCCGGATTCCCCATTTTTCGACTTCGCGACCATACTAACTGCTACTAACTATTTCTCTGCTTCAAACAAGCTGGGACAAGGAGGTTTTGGCCCGGTTTACAAG GGAATTTTAGGAGATGGAAGAGAGGTGGCTATCAAGAGGCTCTCAAGCACTGAGCAGG ATCGTGAAAGACGGGCAAAACTTGACTGGAGAAAACGCATCAACATCATAAGTGGTATAGCACGTGGGGTTCTTTACCTTCATGAGGATTCCCGCCTAAGAATCATTCACAGAGACTTGAAGGCGAGCAATATATTATTAGGTTCTGAGATGGACCCAAAAATATCCGATTTTGGAATGGCTCGAATTTTTTCTGGAAATGATGGCGGGGCCAACACTGCAACCATAGTAGGAACATA TGGATACATGGCGCCGGAGTATGCTATGGAGGGACTATATTCGACTAAGTCCGATGTTTTCAGCTTGGGAGTTCTTGTGCTCGAGATAATAACAGGAGAAAGAAATGCTAGCTTCCATCTATCGAGACGAGCACCGACCCTCGCTGCATAC GCATGGCATCTGTGGCAGGATGAAAGGGAATTGGAGCTGGTGGATCCATTGATAATTGACTCGTGCTGCATGGAAGAATTTAGACGATTAATGCAAATCGGATTGTTGTGTGTTCAAGAAGATGCATATGACAGGCCTACAATGTCGTCCGTGGTTATTATGATGAAAAGCGAGAGCACAATTCTTACAAATCCTCAAAGACCGGCTTTCTCAGCAGGAAGGTCCACCGAATATCACCAACCAGTCACAGATAACAGCTCTTCTGTCAATGGCGTAACTATTTCGGATATCGAAGCAAGGTGA
- the LOC104447463 gene encoding cysteine-rich receptor-like protein kinase 10 isoform X1, with the protein MAHYQSVSLIIPFLLAYLILHSLVYLSHADPPYQLCSEPGYYAVNSTFQNNFYNLVANLSSNASLSKFYSTSYGNNTYRVYGQYMCLNYVSNQDCRKCIDLASQDILRLCPNDTEAIVWEEFCQLRYSGQDFIGHLNITGNIWKDNVMNVLQPDRFKLVVNTTLQNLTKVAAFDPLSHMNATGAVEFKDASASMLYALVQCGRDISGSDCNICLQQAIKDVLANCSFSVGARILSRSCYLRYEQYAFYEGKTAPEPNQTTQGGSRKKVWLIVILTITAVGLALLLVVSCIYYLRIHRRERRGNKSAIQLGVLHYSGYARDSTSFMNWTFQRRFDKNDPDSPFFDFATILTATNYFSASNKLGQGGFGPVYKGILGDGREVAIKRLSSTEQGIDEFTNEVLLIMKLQHKNLVKLLGFCIDNEEKILVYEYMPNGSLDVILFDRERRAKLDWRKRINIISGIARGVLYLHEDSRLRIIHRDLKASNILLGSEMDPKISDFGMARIFSGNDGGANTATIVGTYGYMAPEYAMEGLYSTKSDVFSLGVLVLEIITGERNASFHLSRRAPTLAAYAWHLWQDERELELVDPLIIDSCCMEEFRRLMQIGLLCVQEDAYDRPTMSSVVIMMKSESTILTNPQRPAFSAGRSTEYHQPVTDNSSSVNGVTISDIEAR; encoded by the exons ATGGCTCACTACCAAAGTGTTTCATTGATCATCCCCTTCCTTCTTGCTTATTTGATTCTCCACAGCTTAGTCTACCTTTCGCACGCCGATCCTCCTTACCAGCTCTGTTCAGAACCTGGGTACTATGCTGTCAACAGCACGTTCCAGAATAATTTTTACAATCTCGTTGCGAATTTATCCTCGAATGCTTCCCTCTCAAAGTTCTATAGTACCTCTTATGGCAATAACACATACAGAGTCTATGGTCAGTACATGTGTTTGAATTATGTTAGTAATCAAGATTGCCGAAAATGCATTGATTTGGCCTCACAGGACATATTGAGGCTCTGTCCTAATGATACCGAGGCGATTGTCTGGGAGGAATTCTGCCAGTTGCGGTACTCGGGACAGGATTTCATTGGCCATTTGAACATTACGGGCAACATTTGGAAGGATAACGTGATGAATGTTTTGCAACCCGACCGATTCAAATTAGTTGTCAACACCACTCTGCAGAATCTCACGAAAGTGGCAGCTTTTGATCCTTTGTCGCACATGAATGCAACCGGCGCAGTTGAGTTTAAAGATGCAAGTGCATCGATGCTATATGCATTGGTGCAGTGTGGAAGGGACATATCCGGAAGCGACTGCAACATCTGTCTTCAACAAGCTATAAAAGATGTGTTGGCAAACTGTTCCTTCTCAGTTGGCGCGAGGATTCTTAGCCGTAGCTGCTATTTGAGATATGAGCAGTACGCGTTCTATGAAGGCAAAACTGCGCCAGAGCCTAATCAAACCACACAGGGAG GTAGCAGAAAGAAAGTGTGGTTGATTGTGATTCTTACAATCACAGCTGTCGGATTAGCATTACTTCTTGTGGTGTCCTGTATTTACTATCTTCGGATccacagaagagagagaagag GGAATAAATCAGCTATCCAGCTTGGCGTGCTCCACTATTCAGGCTATGCTAGGGATAGTACTAGTTTCATGAACTGGACTTTTCAACGAAGATTTGACAAGAATGATCCGGATTCCCCATTTTTCGACTTCGCGACCATACTAACTGCTACTAACTATTTCTCTGCTTCAAACAAGCTGGGACAAGGAGGTTTTGGCCCGGTTTACAAG GGAATTTTAGGAGATGGAAGAGAGGTGGCTATCAAGAGGCTCTCAAGCACTGAGCAGGGTATTGATGAATTTACAAATGAAGTCTTGCTCATAATGAAGCTCCAGCATAAAAATCTCGTTAAGCTTTTGGGATTCTGCATCGATAATGAAGAGAAGATCCTCGTCTATGAGTACATGCCCAATGGCAGCCTGGATGTCATCCTTTTTG ATCGTGAAAGACGGGCAAAACTTGACTGGAGAAAACGCATCAACATCATAAGTGGTATAGCACGTGGGGTTCTTTACCTTCATGAGGATTCCCGCCTAAGAATCATTCACAGAGACTTGAAGGCGAGCAATATATTATTAGGTTCTGAGATGGACCCAAAAATATCCGATTTTGGAATGGCTCGAATTTTTTCTGGAAATGATGGCGGGGCCAACACTGCAACCATAGTAGGAACATA TGGATACATGGCGCCGGAGTATGCTATGGAGGGACTATATTCGACTAAGTCCGATGTTTTCAGCTTGGGAGTTCTTGTGCTCGAGATAATAACAGGAGAAAGAAATGCTAGCTTCCATCTATCGAGACGAGCACCGACCCTCGCTGCATAC GCATGGCATCTGTGGCAGGATGAAAGGGAATTGGAGCTGGTGGATCCATTGATAATTGACTCGTGCTGCATGGAAGAATTTAGACGATTAATGCAAATCGGATTGTTGTGTGTTCAAGAAGATGCATATGACAGGCCTACAATGTCGTCCGTGGTTATTATGATGAAAAGCGAGAGCACAATTCTTACAAATCCTCAAAGACCGGCTTTCTCAGCAGGAAGGTCCACCGAATATCACCAACCAGTCACAGATAACAGCTCTTCTGTCAATGGCGTAACTATTTCGGATATCGAAGCAAGGTGA